The following proteins are co-located in the Vigna angularis cultivar LongXiaoDou No.4 chromosome 2, ASM1680809v1, whole genome shotgun sequence genome:
- the LOC108328878 gene encoding (+)-neomenthol dehydrogenase isoform X2, with product MAAAKRCAVVTGANKGIGFEICKQLLSNGVTVVLTARDEKRGIEAVEKLKEFDVSDQVVFHQLDVTDPKSIESLANFIKTQFGKLDILVNNAGIRGTTVDHDAIAAARSIPNEWARGVLSDVESLTEENVDEVVKKFLNDFKEGSSETNGWPPAFSAYIVSKAALTAYTRALAKKYPSFGINAVCPGYVKTDLNLNSGYLGVDEGAESVVRLALLPNGGPSGLFFSRSEVASV from the exons ATGGCAGCAGCAAAAAG GTGCGCAGTTGTCACAGGAGCAAACAAAGGAATAGGATTTGAGATTTGCAAGCAATTGCTTTCTAATGGTGTCACTGTGGTGCTAACGGCAAGGGATGAGAAAAGGGGTATTGAAGCTGTTGAAAAACTGAAAGAGTTTGATGTTTCTGACCAAGTGGTGTTTCATCAGCTTGATGTGACCGACCCTAAAAGCATTGAATCCCTTGCGAATTTCATCAAAACCCAGTTTGGGAAACTTGATATCTTA GTGAATAATGCTGGAATAAGAGGAACTACTGTTGACCATGATGCTATAGCTGCTGCACGG AGCATACCAAATGAATGGGCTAGAGGAGTCCTAAGTGATGTTGAAAGCTTAACAGAAGAAAACGTGGATGAAGTTGTGAAAAAGTTTCTGAATGATTTTAAAGAGGGTTCATCAGAAACCAATGGGTGGCCACCTGCGTTTTCTGCATATATCGTCTCAAAAGCTGCTTTGACTGCCTACACAAGAGCTCTTGCCAAGAAGTACCCATCTTTCGGGATCAATGCTGTTTGCCCTGGCTATGTGAAAACAGATCTCAACCTCAATAGTGGCTATCTTGGTGTTGATGAAGGTGCTGAAAGTGTAGTAAGGTTGGCTCTGCTACCTAACGGAGGTCCTTCTGGTCTCTTCTTTTCTCGAAGTGAAGTTGCATCAGTTTGA
- the LOC108328878 gene encoding (+)-neomenthol dehydrogenase isoform X1, producing MAAAKRCAVVTGANKGIGFEICKQLLSNGVTVVLTARDEKRGIEAVEKLKEFDVSDQVVFHQLDVTDPKSIESLANFIKTQFGKLDILVNNAGIRGTTVDHDAIAAAREKVDSVDWRKFSYENYESTEASIRTNYYGPKLMCEAFIPLLELSDSPRIVNVSSTYGNLESIPNEWARGVLSDVESLTEENVDEVVKKFLNDFKEGSSETNGWPPAFSAYIVSKAALTAYTRALAKKYPSFGINAVCPGYVKTDLNLNSGYLGVDEGAESVVRLALLPNGGPSGLFFSRSEVASV from the exons ATGGCAGCAGCAAAAAG GTGCGCAGTTGTCACAGGAGCAAACAAAGGAATAGGATTTGAGATTTGCAAGCAATTGCTTTCTAATGGTGTCACTGTGGTGCTAACGGCAAGGGATGAGAAAAGGGGTATTGAAGCTGTTGAAAAACTGAAAGAGTTTGATGTTTCTGACCAAGTGGTGTTTCATCAGCTTGATGTGACCGACCCTAAAAGCATTGAATCCCTTGCGAATTTCATCAAAACCCAGTTTGGGAAACTTGATATCTTA GTGAATAATGCTGGAATAAGAGGAACTACTGTTGACCATGATGCTATAGCTGCTGCACGG GAAAAAGTTGACAGTGTTGATTGGAGAAAATTCTCTTATGAAAATTATGAATCTACAGAAGCAAGCATTAGAACAAATTACTATGGACCTAAATTAATGTGTGAAGCATTTATTCCCCTTCTAGAATTGTCAGACTCACCAAGAATTGTTAATGTTTCCTCCACCTATGGGAACTTGGAG AGCATACCAAATGAATGGGCTAGAGGAGTCCTAAGTGATGTTGAAAGCTTAACAGAAGAAAACGTGGATGAAGTTGTGAAAAAGTTTCTGAATGATTTTAAAGAGGGTTCATCAGAAACCAATGGGTGGCCACCTGCGTTTTCTGCATATATCGTCTCAAAAGCTGCTTTGACTGCCTACACAAGAGCTCTTGCCAAGAAGTACCCATCTTTCGGGATCAATGCTGTTTGCCCTGGCTATGTGAAAACAGATCTCAACCTCAATAGTGGCTATCTTGGTGTTGATGAAGGTGCTGAAAGTGTAGTAAGGTTGGCTCTGCTACCTAACGGAGGTCCTTCTGGTCTCTTCTTTTCTCGAAGTGAAGTTGCATCAGTTTGA
- the LOC108328879 gene encoding phosphomannomutase yields the protein MAARKPGVIALFDVDGTLTAPRKVATPGMLTFMQELRKVVTVGVVGGSDLVKISEQLGNTVTNDYDYVFSENGLVAHKEGKLVGTQSLKSFLGEEKLKEFINFTLHYIADLDIPIKRGTFIEFRSGMLNVSPIGRNCSQEERDEFERYDKVQNIRPKMVSVLREKFAHFNLTFSIGGQISFDVFPQGWDKTYCLRYLDDFNEIHFFGDKTYKGGNDHEIYESERTIGHTVTSPDDTVKQCKSLFLEN from the exons ATGGCTGCCCGGAAACCTGGTGTTATTGCTTTGTTTGATGTTGATGGGACTCTTACAGCTCCCAGGAAG GTGGCCACTCCAGGGATGTTAACATTCATGCAAGAACTACGAAAG GTTGTAACAGTTGGAGTTGTTGGAGGGTCTGACCTTGTAAAGATATCAGAACAACTTGGAAACACAG TTACCAATGACTATGATTATGTATTTTCTGAGAATGGTCTTGTGGCTCACAAGGAAGGAAAACTTGTTGGAACTCAG AGTTTGAAATCATTCCTTGGGGAAGAAAAGCTGAAG GAGTTCATTAACTTTACTCTCCATTATATTGCTGATTTGGATATCCCTATTAAGAG ggGAACATTTATAGAATTCCGTAGTGGGATGCTGAATGTGTCACCTATTGGCCGAAACTGTAGCCAAGAAGAAAGAGATGAATTTGAGAGATATGACAag GTTCAAAATATACGCCCAAAAATGGTTTCTGTACTACGCGAGAAGTTTGCTCATTTTAACTTAACTTTTTCCATTGGAGGACAGATAAGTTTTGAT GTTTTCCCTCAAGGTTGGGATAAAACATACTGCCTAAGATACCTCGACGATTTCAATGAGATTCACTTCTTTGGTGACAAAACTTACAAG GGTGGAAATGATCATGAAATCTATGAATCTGAACGGACTATTGGACACACAG ttaCAAGCCCAGATGATACTGTGAAGCAGTGTAAATCTctgttcctagaaaattaa
- the LOC108326953 gene encoding bifunctional protein FolD 4, chloroplastic, whose product MASSLFFTHSHCYSSSTSLVFRLHRQLGVAPTSLRLSSSHVANVAAMAMDSSAKVIDGKAVAKQIRDEITAEVSRMREATGVIPGLAVILVGDRKDSATYVRNKKKACESVGINSLEANLPEDSTEEEVLNYISGYNDDPSVHGILVQLPLPSHMNEQNILNAVRIEKDVDGFHPLNIGRLAMRGRDPLFVPCTPKGCIELLHRYNISIKGKRAVVIGRSNIVGMPAALLLQREDATVSIVHSRTSNPEEIIRQADIIISAVGKANMVRGSWIKPGAVIIDVGINPVDDPNSPRGYKLVGDVFYEEAIQVASAVTPVPGGVGPMTIAMLLQNTLISAKRVHNFE is encoded by the exons ATGGCTTCTTCTTTGTTCTTCACTCATTCCCATTGCTactcttcttctacttctcttGTTTTTCGCCTCCACCGTCAACTGGGTGTGGCTCCCACCTCTCTCCGGTTATCATCCTCCCATGTTGCCAACGTTG CTGCCATGGCTATGGATTCTTCTGCTAAGGTGATTGATGGAAAAGCTGTAGCGAAGCAAATCAGAGACGAGATAACAGCTGAGGTCTCCAGGATGAGAGAAGCTACTGGTGTGATTCCAGGATTAGCTGTAATTCTTGTAGGAGATAGGAAGGATTCTGCAACTTATGTGCGTAACAAGAAGAAGGCTTGTGAATCTGTTGGAATTAATTCTTTGGAAGCTAATCTGCCTGAGGATTCCACAGAAGAGGAAGTTTTGAACTATATTTCAGGCTACAATGATGATCCGTCAGTTCATGGCATCCTAGTTCAGTTGCCCTTGCCTTCG CATATGAATGAGCAAAACATCTTGAATGCTGTTAGAATTGAGAAGGATGTAGATGGTTTTCATCCATTAAATATCGGCCGTCTTGCCATGCGTGGAAGAGACCCTCTATTTGTTCCCTGTACACCAAAGGGATGCATAGAGCTACTGCACAGATACAATATTTCCATTAAAGGAAAGAGGGCTGTTGTGATTGGTCGGAGCAATATTGTTGGAATGCCAGCTGCTCTATTGCTGCAA AGGGAAGATGCTACTGTCAGTATTGTCCATTCCAGAACCAGTAACCCTGAAGAGATCATAAGACAGGCAGATATTATCATTTCTGCTGTTGGGAAAGCAAACATGGTGAGGGGAAGCTGGATAAAGCCTGGTGCAGTCATCATTGACGTTGGAATCAACCCAGTAGAT GATCCAAATAGCCCCCGAGGTTATAAACTGGTAGGAGATGTTTTTTACGAAGAAGCCATACAAGTTGCCTCTGCCGTTACACCAGTCCCTGGAGGAGTTGGTCCAATGACCATAGCAATGCTTCTCCAAAATACACTCATCTCTGCAAAGAGGGTGCACAATTTTGAATGA
- the LOC108327224 gene encoding (+)-neomenthol dehydrogenase-like, with the protein MQVNNVVVTGRNDENVDWSEVGYGTYELVEQCVVTNFYGVERITEALIPLLQLSTSPRIINISSRPGLLKNISSEWNRTVFSDIENLTREKIDMVLKEFKKDFKERSLEIKGWPAFAPAYTMSKAALNAYTRIMAKKIPYFHINSLSPGFVKTYMNNNTGILSIDEGSETPVMLALLPNNLPSVCFFYQGEAIPF; encoded by the exons ATGCAGGTGAATAATGTAGTTGTTACTGGG agaaatgatgaaaatgttGATTGGAGTGAAGTAGGGTATGGAACTTATGAGTTAGTTGAACAATGTGTGGTAACAAACTTCTATGGTGTGGAAAGGATAACTGAAGCTCTTATTCCCCTTCTACAGTTGTCTACTTCACCAAGAATTATCAATATTTCCTCAAGACCAGGTCTCTTGAAG AACATATCTAGTGAGTGGAATAGAACAGTGTTCAGTGACATTGAAAACCTTACAAGAGAAAAAATAGATATGGTACTCAAAGAGTTTAAGAAAGATTTCAAAGAGCGATCATTGGAAATCAAGGGTTGGCCAGCTTTTGCTCCTGCATATACAATGTCAAAAGCAGCTTTGAATGCTTACACAAGAATTATGGCCAAGAAAATTCcatattttcatataaactCTTTGAGCCCTGGCTTTGTCAAGACTTATATGAACAACAACACTGGAATATTAAGCATTGATGAAGGTTCTGAAACTCCTGTAATGTTGGCACTGTTGCCAAATAATCTTCCTTCTGTTTGCTTCTTTTATCAGGGTGAAGCAATACCCTTTTGA